The following are from one region of the Silene latifolia isolate original U9 population chromosome 9, ASM4854445v1, whole genome shotgun sequence genome:
- the LOC141598951 gene encoding LEAF RUST 10 DISEASE-RESISTANCE LOCUS RECEPTOR-LIKE PROTEIN KINASE-like 2.4 gives MASTLFTFQYNFIVLIFLVTMIHLSTGNNAYYAICKNNPFSCGNITNVGYPFWGGNRPQFCGHRNIGLNCRQTGPTVGPFIYDMGNTNGAESLSTRVVSINTFSHTMSLVQKPFSNETDISCQNLIRNETIFTLSHPFKLTPTVVNISLFFGCDSSVSNYSGSLKVLTCNGVNNTADSAYYVDKPEDVANISKLCSTRFFPVLKSELDDLNKGNVNLTRVLNKGFEVEYTVDFDACSACQNSGGQCGSSDDNKMRFTCYCPDGTYTAVCHKPGTPSQPLNSRRRKLVIIGSVSGALALMILVLVLVLLCICSKKGLLPEKVTSLKIRRIKQNQNVEAFLKAYGSLAPKRYRYADIKKIASSFKEKLGEGGFGIVYKGKLQDGRLVAVKLLNKMKGNGDDFINEVLSISRTNHVNVVGLLGFCLEGNKRALIYEYLVNGSLDKFICGRTSTHPSLQWETMFKIAVGIARGLNYLHRGCNARILHFDIKPHNVLLDEEFCPKISDFGLAKLCPTKDSTISMLEARGTIGYIAPEVVYRTIGGVSHKSDVYSYGMMVLNMACGGSNLSPEVQRSSEQYFPEWIFKRLEQTEQTTHAMLNEEEKVVQRKMILVSLWCIQTYPSDRPSMDRVLEMIEGPLESLPMPPRAATVYI, from the exons ATGGCTTCTACTCTGTTTACCTTTCAATATAACTTCATAGTTTTGATCTTTTTAGTAACTATGATTCATTTGTCAACTGGAAATAATGCATACTATGCAATATGCAAAAACAATCCATTTTCTTGCGGGAATATTACAAATGTTGGGTACCCATTTTGGGGAGGCAACAGGCCGCAATTCTGCGGCCATCGGAATATCGGGCTCAACTGTCGTCAAACTGGGCCGACAGTTGGCCCATTTATCTATGATATGGGTAATACAAACGGGGCGGAATCTCTTAGCACGAGAGTTGTTAGTATTAATACTTTTTCGCATACTATGTCTTTGGTTCAAAAACCGTTTTCAAATGAGACGGATATTTCCTGTCAAAATCTAATCAGGAACGAAACAATATTCACTTTGTCACATCCCTTTAAGCTAACACCAACTGTTGTCAACATTAGCTTGTTCTTTGGTTGTGATTCTTCGGTCTCAAATTACAGTGGTAGTTTAAAGGTTCTCACATGTAACGGTGTAAATAATACTGCGGATTCAGCTTATTACGTTGATAAACCAGAAGATGTTGCTAACATAAGTAAGTTGTGTTCAACGAGGTTTTTTCCGGTGCTGAAGTCAGAGTTGGATGATCTTAACAAGGGAAATGTGAATCTTACTAGAGTGTTGAATAAGGGATTTGAGGTGGAATACACGGTGGACTTCGATGCTTGCTCAGCATGTCAGAATTCTGGAGGTCAATGTGGGTCATCGGATGATAACAAAATGAGATTTACTTGCTATTGCCCAGATGGGACATATACTGCAGTATGTCATAAACCAG GAACTCCATCTCAACCACTAAATTCAAGACGAAGAAAATTGGTAATCATCGGATCAG TTTCAGGCGCTTTAGCTTTGATGatattggttttggttttggttttactgtGCATCTGCTCCAAAAAAGGACTTCTGCCTGAAAAAGTTACAAGTTTAAAGATTAGAAGAATAAAACAGAACCAGAATGTAGAGGCTTTTCTGAAAGCCTATGGATCTTTAGCTCCGAAAAGATACAGATATGCTGACATAAAGAAAATAGCCAGTTCGTTCAAAGAAAAACTCGGGGAAGGAGGTTTTGGTATTGTTTATAAAGGCAAATTGCAAGATGGTCGGCTTGTGGCAGTGAAGTTACTGAATAAGATGAAGGGTAACGGAGATGATTTCATTAACGAGGTACTAAGCATTAGTAGAACTAATCATGTCAATGTTGTCGGTCTTTTAGGCTTCTGCCTTGAAGGGAATAAACGTGCTCTCATATACGAGTACTTAGTCAATGGTTCTCTTGATAAATTCATTTGTGGCCGCACCAGTACACATCCATCTCTTCAATGGGAAACCATGTTCAAAATTGCAGTCGGGATTGCTAGAGGACTAAACTACCTACATCGAGGGTGTAATGCTCGTATACTACACTTCGATATTAAACCTCATAATGTTTTACTTGATGAAGAGTTTTGCCCAAAGATTTCCGACTTTGGACTTGCAAAATTGTGTCCAACGAAGGATAGTACAATCTCGATGTTGGAAGCTAGGGGTACGATTGGTTATATTGCTCCCGAGGTTGTTTATAGAACTATTGGTGGAGTATCTCATAAATCGGATGTGTATAGCTATGGGATGATGGTCTTAAATATGGCATGTGGTGGGTCGAATTTATCGCCTGAAGTACAGCGTAGTAGTGAACAGTACTTTCCGGAATGGATATTCAAACGACTTGAACAAACTGAACAAACAACTCATGCAATgttgaatgaagaagaaaaagtGGTACAGAGAAAGATGATTTTGGTGAGCTTATGGTGCATACAAACGTATCCATCAGACCGTCCATCAATGGACAGAGTACTCGAGATGATAGAAGGCCCTCTTGAATCACTGCCGATGCCCCCTCGAGCAGCAACCGTCTATATTTGA
- the LOC141598953 gene encoding putative protein phosphatase 2C 15, with translation MGSRKQYPQHDLIPLAALISREMKNEKMEKPNVKYGHAGQSKKGEDYIFVRTDCQRVPGNVSSTFSVFAVFDGHNGNAAAVYTKENLLNHVLAAIPRGLGRDEWLQALPRALVAGFVKTDKEFQRKGETSGTTATFVIVDRWTVTVACVGDSRCILDVQGGAVSDLTVDHRLEDNVEERQRVTASGGEVGRLSIVGGVEIGPLRCWPGGLCLSRSIGDVDVGEFIVPIPYVKQVKLSSAGGRLIIASDGIWDAISSEMAAKACRGLPAELAARQVVKEALRTRGLKDDTTCIVVDIIPPENPAPPRLLPKKQNKLKALFFWKKARDSSSKLSKKLSAISIVEELFEEGSAMLADRLGNDESCAHSALGLFTCAICQVDLAPSEGISVHAGSIFSTSSKPWQGPFLCADCRNKKDAMEGKRPSGLKVV, from the exons ATGGGTTCAAGGAAGCAGTATCCGCAGCATGATCTGATACCGTTAGCAGCTTTGATAAGTAGAGAAATGAAGAATGAGAAGATGGAGAAACCAAATGTTAAGTATGGTCATGCAGGACAATCTAAGAAAGGGGAAGATTATATCTTTGTTAGGACTGATTGTCAGAGAGTTCCTGGCAATGTATCTTCCACTTTCTCGGTTTTCGCT GTTTTTGATGGTCATAATGGAAATGCTGCTGCTGTATATACAAAGGAAAATTTACTGAATCATGTTTTAGCTGCAATCCCTCGAGGACTTGGACGGGACGAATGGCTCCAAGCTTTACCTCGAGCATTAGTTGCTGGATTTGTAAAAACTGACAAGGAATTCCAGCGAAAAG GTGAAACTTCAGGAACAACAGCCACGTTTGTAATTGTAGATCGATGGACAGTTACTGTAGCATGTGTCGGTGATTCCCGTTGCATCTTAGATGTCCAAGGAGGTGCTGTCTCTGATTTAACTGTTGATCATAGACTAGAAGACAATGTGGAAGA AAGGCAGCGTGTCACTGCAAGTGGAGGTGAAGTCGGAAGGCTTAGCATTGTCGGAGGTGTAGAG ATAGGACCTCTTCGCTGTTGGCCGGGAGGTTTGTGCCTTTCTAGATCAATCGGAGATGTAGATGTTGGCGAATTTATAGTTCCAATTCCATATGTAAAACAAGTGAAG CTGTCAAGCGCTGGTGGGAGACTGATAATTGCATCAGATGGCATCTGGGATGCAATATCATCAGAGATGGCTGCAAAGGCGTGTCGTGGATTGCCTGCTGAACTTGCAGCTAGACAAGTAGTGAAG gAAGCATTGCGGACAAGGGGCCTTAAGGATGATACAACCTGTATAGTTGTTGACATAATTCCACCCGAAAATCCTGCGCCTCCACGGCTACTACCAAAGAAGCAAAATAAGCTAAAAGCTTTGTTTTTCTGGAAAAAAGCCCGTGACTCTTCTAGCAAATTGTCGAAAAAATTATCAGCTATAAGTATTGTCGAAGAGCTATTTGAAGAAGGCTCAGCGATGCTTGCAGACCG ATTGGGAAACGATGAATCTTGTGCACATTCAGCACTTGGTCTTTTCACATGCGCGATCTGTCAGGTGGACCTTGCGCCTAGTGAAGGTATCTCAGTCCATGCTGGTTCCATTTTCTCTACCAGCTCTAAGCCCTGGCAAGGTCCATTCCTATGTGCCGATTGTCGAAACAAAAAAGATGCTATGGAAGGAAAACGCCCTAGTGGTCTCAAAGTAGTTTAA